The stretch of DNA CTGATCGGGAGTCTCGCCGGTGAGCGCGGCTCCGTCTTTACGGTTCACCTTTTCGGGATAGTAGCGCGTGGCCGACTCCGAGCGTCCGGTGACCATATTCTGCTCGCCCGAGACGTGCTCGATGGTGCCATCGCTGCCGAGGATGTGTTCGCCCAGGCCGTAGTGGCTGTTGCTGAACGTGGATTGCCAGATCACTACGATATCCTGCGGAAATTCGAGCGTGACGGCGATGGTGTCGGGAACCTCGCGTCCGTCTTTCTCTGAGAACACGCCGCCCGACATCGTCGCAGCACTCGGCACTGGCAGATCAAGCGCGCTCATGATCCAGGAGATCTGGTGAACCATGTTCTCAGTAATGTTGCCGCCGGAGAATTCCCAAAACAGACGCCAGTTGATGAATTTGTTCGCGTCGAACGGCTGCGATGGACGTCCATTGAGGAACGCTTCCCAGCGGATGTTCTCCTGATTGCAGTCCGACGGAATCGGACGCACCCACTGCCCTTTGCCGTGCGGAGTGTTGCGGCTCATCCACGATTCGACCATGGTCACTTTGCCGACGATTCCATCTTTAATCCACTTCTTCGTATCGGCCAGTGAGCCGTCGCTTTCGTGCTGCAGGCCAAGCTGAACGATACGATCGGAGTTCTTCGCGGCGCGCAGGCACTCTTCCGCTTCCGGAATCGACCACGTCATCGTCTTCTCGGTATAGAGGTCTTTGCCGGCCGCGATTACGTCAACAAAATGACGCGCATGGATGTGCAGCGGGCTGGCCACGATCACCGCGTCGATATCTTTCTGGTCGAGGAGCTTGCGATGATCGTCGAAGGTCTGGATGTTGGGAACTTTGGCTTTGGCTTCCTCACGACGGCGTGTGTAGATGTCGGCCATGGCGACGAGTTCCACATTGGGCACACGGGTAATCTGTTTGAGCAACTCGCTGCCGCGTCCGCCAACGCCGATCATGCCGACGCGCACACGGTCATTGGCGCCCAGCACGCGCGCCGGTGGATACAGCATGAATGCAGCGGTGCCGAGGGCAGCCTGCTTTATAAAGTCACGCCGCGCAATAGATGTGTCTGACATAGTGCCTCCTGGATTATGACTGCGTTGTTACGGAACCGCCGGCGGTAGCCGGTGGGGCAGCCGTGTCTTTTGCGGCTGCGCGATCATGAGGTTCCGCGCTACTCTTTCAACCCGGAGCTGGCCTTCTCGGCCAGCTCCGGCCCACCGGCTACCGCCGGCGGTTCCGTTAACTGCACCCAACCGCATCTCGCACGCGCGCGGCCTGGTAAATCGCTTCCACCACCGCCACGCTTCGCCGACCTTCTTCGCCGCCGCACACGGGATCGCGACCGGTTTCAATTGCCTGCACGAAGTCCTCGATGATTCGCTGGTGTCCGCGAATGTCGCCCACGACTGGAGAGCTTGCGCTGGCGTTTTGGTCTGCCGGTTCGATCTCATCTGCGAGGGCGGACGGATTGCGCAGATCGAGACGCGTGATGCGATCCTGCTCAATGCGAACCGTGCCTTCGGTTCCGGTAATCTCAACCCGTCGAGGATAGCCGGGGAAAGCCGCAGTAGTCGCATGCAGCGCGCCGACTGTTCCATTCGCAAACTCCAGAGTCGCAACGCAAGTATCTTCGCTCTCGATGTGATGGAGTGCCGTTTTTGTGACTGATTGCACGCGCGTGATATCGCCGAGCAGATAGATGAGCAGATCGACGGTATGAATCCCCTGATTCATTAATGCCCCGCCGCCATCGAGGGCAAGCGTGCCGCGCCACTTCGATCCGGAGTAATACTCTGGCGGACGATACCATTTCACTGCGGCTTCGACCAAAATGGGACGCCCAAGTTTTTCCGAATTGATCCAATCCTTCACGCGCAGAATGTCGGGCTTGAGGCGGTCTTGAAAGAAGACTCCGAGCTTTACGCCGGCAGCGCGTGCCGCTTTGATCAGTGCATCTGCGCGCTTGACCGTCACATCGATCGGCTTCTCCGTGAGCACATGCAGGCCGCACTGCGCGGCGGCAATGCCTTCGTCGGAATGAAGAGCCGACGGACTGCCGAGCATCACGATATCCAGCGGTCGATGCGAGAGGAAGCGATCAAAGTCGCTGTACGGTTCGCCGCCGTATTTCTGAGCAAGCGTCCCGACCTTGGCCGAATTTGTTCCGTAGATCGCAGCGATGTTCAGCCCAGCGGCAGCGGCGGCGCGGATGTGAGTCTCCGTAATGTTTCCGCCGCCGGTGAAGCCCGCGTGAAGCATTGTTTAGGAAAGCGCTCCGGCTTTCTGCAGCTCTTCTTTCATGCCTGCCCAGCTCTGACGCGTAGATTCCTCCGGAGTCCCGCCGCCGCGCCAGTGCGTCTCGAGGCTGGTCGCGTATTTGTAGCCTTGCTGCTTGAGCGCCTTGAACTGCCCGGTCCAGTCGATGAGCCCGCGACCCATGGCAGCCCACTGCTTGCCCGAACCGTCGGGCTTGTTCTGGATGTCTTTGCAATGGACGTGGCCGATCCGTTCCTTTGGCAAGGCGTTGTACCCATCCGGGAATGCCTTCTCACCGCGCATCGCCGCATTGCCCGGATCCCAATTGACCATGAAGTTCTTCGCCTTTACGGCAGAGAGCAGACGCCCAGCTTCTGCGCCGGTAGCCGTGTTGCAGGCGAACTCGTTCTCAAGAACCAGAATGATCTTTTTCTTCGCAGCTTTGTCGGCCGCATCGCGCATTTTGTCGTCGATTGCGGCGCGATAGGGAGCCTGATCGTCAAGCCGCCAGAAATCAAAGATACGTACGCGATCGGTGTTGAAGGCCTTCGCCAGTTCGAACGCGCGCTCCAACAGCTCGTCCTGCTGCTTGAATGTGAAATCGGCATTGAAGGTGTCGTGCCGCTCGCGCTCTTTCGAGGGCGGTGCGCCCGGCCAGTCAACTTTGAAAACCGGGCTGGCGATATCCGTCACCCGCATCTTTGCTTTTTCGAGAATCTGGCGAGCTTCGTCGATCTCCTTGGAATCGAGCTTCAGAATGTTCTTGTTCCACATCCCGCGCAGCTCGATCCAGTTCATACCGAACTCGCGCGAGGCGACATCGACTGCGTGCCCGAAGTCCTGACTGATCTCATCGTTGATAACTGCGACGCGAAATTGGGAGTTCATAGGCTGACTCCCACACGGTCATGAAGATAGTTCTTGCTGATCAATGCAGAGTCCTTTGGTGTTCGCGAAGGATCGGGAACGGCATCAAGTTCAACCACAGCCCAGCCGCGGAAGTTGTTGTCTTCGAGTGCCTTGAAGCTTGCCGCGACATCGACGCGTCCGCGGCCGAGTTCGACGAAGCGGTAATCGCGCCCGCGCCTTGATTCCTCTTTTGGGATGCTCTCAACATCCTTGATGTGCACGAACAGCAGACGATCTTTGTACTTCTGAATTGCTTTTACCGGATCGCCGCCACCTTGCACGCAGTGCGCGATATCGAGCTCGAGCTTCACGTAACGCGGGTCGCTCGCATCCATCACGCGATCCATTTCTTCCGGGCTTTGTCCCAGCGATCCCATGTGATTGTGATATCCAAGCTTCACATCCAGGTCCGCAGAGCGTTTGCCGATTTCCGTGAGCATCCGGCCAAGCTTCTTGTAGTCGTCGGCGGTGGCTTCGCGTTTGGGACGCATGTCGATCATTTGCAGGTAGAGCCCATGCGCATCATGCATGTACCTGGCATTGGCGCTGTGCTTCGCAATCTCAGCTTTTTCGTCGGGCGACTCCATATTTATGCTGCCACTCGAGAGCGCGACGAACGTGAGATGGTGCTGGTCAAGCAGTCTGGCTACTTCGTTCGGGTCGGGAATTTCCTTCACCACATTCGAACGCAGTTGAATGCCCGCATAGCCAAGGGACGCGATGTCATCAATCGCCTGCCGATCGTTACCGCCCCAGGTAATCGACGCATATCCAATCTTGATATCGGCCGGTGCAGACGAAATCGGAGTGTCAAAATAGGAAAGATCCATCGGCGGATACAGCGGCTCGAACGCGGCAAGCGCGGGCATCGGCAATGCCGCCACCGCTCCCGCTGCAATGAGCCCGCCTAAAAAATCACGACGCGAAAAAGAAGACATTCTTCTACAGTCCTCCTCGGAACCTTATGACCAACCAACAACGATACCGCTCCAGCTCTGCTGAAGTCTATTTCGTCCCAGCAGCGACACGTGGCAGACGATTTGGATCGATTCGAATCAAGTTTGTCGGTTTGCAGCGCGAAAAAGACAACGACCGAGACAGCTCATCGCCGTCTCGGTCGCGACTTGTTTTAGAAGGTGAACTTCGCGCTCAACTCCAGCACGCGATTTCCATCACCGACCGCGCCGTTTTGGTCACCAGTTCCTGTGATACGGCCGTAAGTTGATGACGTGATGCTCACGCTGGGATTACTGAAATGCGGCGTGTTGGTGATGCTGAATGCCTCAGCCCTAAACTCGAATCCCATCCTCTCCTTGACTGGAAACTTGCGGGACAAGGATGCGTCGAGATTGAAGTAGCCAGGGCCGGAGAACTGATAGCGGCGCATATTGCCGAGTACGCCGTTGCCTTGCGGTTGAACGAAAGCAGTAGTGTCGAACCATAGATTAGTGTCGACTCCACCTAGTACATGGAAGGGAGCGACCTGGTTCGGATACTGCGTCGATCCCGGCGCGTTGAGAGCTTTGCCATCCGCAGTGAAGTGCAGCGGGGTGCCGCTCATGCGCGTCAGGACTCCACTGATCCCCCAACCACCGAGAATCCAGCTTGCCGGACCGGAGTTGAGGAATTTCTTGTTTTTGCCGAACGGCAGCTCATAGACGTAGCTTTGGACAAAAACATGCGCTCGATTACGGCTTGTGACGGTGTAGTTGCGCTGGAAATCAAGGTAGTTGTCAGGGCTGCCATCATCGGCGCCCATATCGGACCGATAAGCGAGCGCTTTTGACCAAGTGTATGAAGTCGTCAGCAGGAAGCCGTTCTTGAACTTCCTGTCAAGGCGAGCTTGCAGCGCATTGTAGTTAGAAACAGTGGGCTTGAACAGGAAAGTCGTGGTTGCAGTACGGCCGTACTGCACACAGAGCGCTTCGACCGTGCAAGTGTTCGTGAGCCCACTAGAATTGACTGCCGGTGTGAGCGCAGCATTCAGGTTGTAAGCAACTGGAATTTTCACTCCATGATTGCCAACATACGCCAAGTCCATCACAAAGTTTGCAGGCAGGGCCCGCTGAATTGAGAGGTTATAGGACTCGACGTAGGGCTCCTGGAAGTGCTTGTCGACGACGTTGTACGGATCGCCGTTGCTCGGAGTCACAGTTCCATCGCTGGCGATGGCAACCGTACTCGGCGCTGGAAATCCATTCGGGAAAGTTCCCAGCAGGCCATTACTGAAAAAGGGGAACGCGAAACTGTTCGCTTGATTGGTGCCCTGATTCTGTCTTTCTGGGAAGTTAAACGCGTACTGATTATTAGTAAACGGCTCGTAGCTGATTCCAAAGCCGCCGCGGATGACAGTTTGCTCGCTAAGGCGATAAGCAAGACCCACACGCGGAGCGAAATACTTGTAGTAAGTTTCGCGGCCAAGATTCAGAGGATTGCCATCGATACCTGCAAGCACGAGCCGATTAATCGAAGGATCATAATTGGAGTACCGACCGGGACGGCTCGGAGTTGCCGGCAGATAGAGCTCCCATCGCAAGCCGGCATCGATGGTTAATTTCGGTGTGGCATGCCATGTGTCCTGACCGAAGAAGAATGCCTCGGTCTCACGCCACGAGCCGGATACCAGAGAAATATCGCGGCCTACCTGCGTGGGTGCATCGATCAGGAATGCAGCGAAGTTGTTGGCTTGCGTAGAACTACACGCTTTGCCTGAGCAACTGGTATCCCCATTGAGCGACGTGGTGCCCGTACCAAAAGTGAAGTGTCCGCGAGGTCCGAAGGTCTGCGCCTGGACTAGATCATCACGAAGGCGGCGAATATCAGCGCCCCACTTGAACGTGTGATTGCCGCTGATCTTCGTCCAGTTGTTGACGACGTCGATGTTGGTCTCGCCGCGATCCCATGGCTGGGAAGCCGAGTATCCGACAAAGGGATTGCCGAACCCGTTTTGAATTTCCACCTGCGTCAGACCGCTGGTGAACGCATCCAAGTTCGCGCCCGGAATGCCCAGGGCAGTAGTTGCCGTTGAGCCGTGATCTGAAGTGACAGCGATATTCCGATAGTGGCTGATTCCCGCGCGGGTCTCCATCACGAGAGTCGGAGAGAAGATGTGCGTTTCGTTAATCGCTCCGCTCTGTTCGTGTTGGTTACCCGGACCCTGGAATCCGATCGGGCCACCAGCAAGTCCAAACATCGGCTGCTGGAACGGGTTCTGCACGGCGCGGCTGAAGCGAAACGCGAGTCGATCTTTCTGGCTGAAGTTGTGATCGATCTTTGTATCGAACGACCAACTGTCTTTCCTGAATTGAGTGTTTTCCTGATAGTTGCTGGTAAGTCCCGGAAGATTCGTGTGCGGAACGAGTGCAAGAATCTTCAGCGAGATCGGATCCATCATTGCGAGTGGAACTATGTTGGTACACGTTGGAGCTCCGGTGCACGCCGGATTGTAAGCATCTACGAGCCCGTTCCGCCCCTGGATGGTTGCTGTCCCAGGAGTGGATGAGGCGAAAATCGCCGCTCGCCCTGTTCCGTCCGCATTTCCCGTGAAGGGATTATAAATATTCGATTTGCCGGACGTTATCGCCGCTCGTACGTCTCCATTGCGGAACGCATCGTTCGGCAACTGCGTGAGCTGGAACTGACCGCGGATGTCGTTGATCCGGAGCAGGTCGAAGAAGAAGAACGTTTTGTCCTTGATGATCGGGCCGCCAATGGTTCCACCGTAGTAGTTGAAAGTCGTACGCGGTACAGAACCTGCTCGCTGAAAATAGGTGCGCGCTTGCAGAGCGCTGATGCGGTTGAATTCATACAACGAGCCGTGAAAATTGTTTGTGCCCGACTTCAGAATCACATTCGTGACTGCCCCGCCTGCGCGCCCGAACTCCGCCGCGTAATTGCTTGTCGTGACATCGACGGTCTGAATCGCCTCGGCCGGAGGAACGTAGATCTGAAGGAGGCCGGTACGTTCGTCGTCGTTCACGCCTTCAATTGCAAGCTGGTTGAACTCTCGCGATTGTCCGTTGACCTCGACGGAAAGCGTGTCCTGCGGGTTGAAGAACTCTGAGTGATCTCGGTGTGGTTTGTCGGTACCAGGAATCAACGCAAGAAAATTCTGGAAATTCCTATTAGCGCCACCCACCGGCAATTGCTCCAATTGCGTGGTCTCGATGTTTTGGCTCACGTCCGCGCGATCGGTCTTGAGCAGAGGCACCGCTCCCGTGACTTCCACGGTTTCGGTGACAGCACCTAACTCCATCGTCATGTCCACACGGACGCTCTGGTTGACGTCGAGGCGCACACCAGTTCTCGTCACTTTCTTGAAACCGTGGGCTTCGGAGGTCACGTCGTAGTTGCCAGGCGGAAGATTCGGGATAACGTAGTTTCCGCTGGCGTTGGTTTCAGTCGTGTGGGGAATCCCGGTGCCCTGCTCGGTAACAGTGACCTTTGCGGCTGGCACCACGGCGCCTGATGAATCAGTCAACGTGCCAAGCAGTGTGCCGTTCACGGCTTGACCGAACATTGTGGTTGCGGAAAGCACTAACACGCACGCAACTAGATTTAGAACTGTACGGGCTCTCTTACTGGCGGACATCTCTCCTCCTGGCCGTTTTGTACAGCGAAAAACAGAGTTGTTTAGGCGAACCGCATGTTGACTGACAACTGCAGCCACTGTCAAGACGGGCAAGACAATCGATTTAGCAAAAGCAAACGATGAAGTGGATCGGGTGATGGGATGATCGCATGAGAAGCCGAAAACCCGACGCGGATTGCGCGGATGGGACGCGGATCAACGCGGAAAATTTTGCTCGGCTTCGTTCCCCGCAAAGATATTTCGTACCAGGCCTAATCTGATTTTCCGCGTCTATCCGCGTCCCATCCGCGCAATCCGCGTCAGGTTTTCGCTGCACTCTCTCGTCTAGCCCATTTCGCCTATTGCAACCACGAAATAGTTTGCGGGACTATCGCCGACGTTCTTAATCCCGTGCAGATCATTTCCCGTAGCTAATCCCACGCCGCCCGGACCAAGGCGATGCGTCTGACCATTGATATTCAGTTCCACGGTGCCTTCACGGATAAGCCAGAACTCGCTGTGCTTGTGACGGTGCGGTGCGTGGGGCATCGATCCGGGAGCGAGCGTCGTTTCGTGTACCTCGACGTGCTCACCGGTTGAAAGCTTGCCGTTCACGACAGGACGCGTGGTGTGTCCGTCGCCTTGTTTCTTCTGAAGCTCGTCAAAAGGAAAAGTGGTGGAAGTGAGAGTCTGATCGTTCGCTGCCCAGGAACTGGCCAGGGCGAGTAACGGCATTGCCACGCACAACTCACGGCGATTCATCGTTCGCGTTCTCCTTGTATGGATTCTGTCGCGAAATCAAGTTTGCCCATCGGGATTGAGCTCAATGGTGCGCACATTGTAATCGGGACACTCCGACAGTTCGCGTAATGAGGCGATGTAGCACTCACCGAGCGGCGACTTTGATGTCGAGCGTCTGCTTGCCGCCGATCTGCACTGGCGTGCCGTGCGCGAGATAAGGACGCAGCACATCCGGCGAGCCCCACTCCAAATCCCATCCATTGCGAATGGCAATTATCGTGTACCGTCCAGGAACGACGTCAGGCAGCATAAACGTTCCGTCGCTGTCGCTTTGATCGCGACGAAAAAGGCTGGCATTATCGGAAATATCCTCCGGTACGAGCACGACCATTGCGCCAGGAAGTGGCTTGTCACCATTCATGACAATGCCGTTGATCGTGCCTACGCCTTTCGATGCGACAATCGAAAGCTCAATCGGCTGCGCGCCTGTAATTTCAATCGTGCGTCCGCTCACGCGCGCGCCGGTAGCGGAGAGGCTGCGAATCGCGTATCCCGGAGCGTTCGCGAGCATAGCTACGTATCGACCAGAAACTTCCGGCTGCACGTTGAACTCTCCGCGTTCATTCACGCGCGCTCCCATCGAATTGCCGGAGCCGAGGTCGCGAAATTGGAGAAACGCATTCTGGGGAGGCGTGTCGTCGAACTTCACTACTCCATGAACCCCCTCAAGATTTGCGCCAGCAGACACATCGATATCGCCACTCTGCTGAACATTAAGGCTTTGCCTCTGGTTGGTAGGGCCAGTGGGATCGAAATGATGAAGATTGAAATCGTAGTTACCCGGAGCGATCCCGGAGATCTCCATCTCGCCCTGCTCGTAAACAATATTCGCCTGCTGAAATCCAACCGGCTGCCCAAAGGCAATCTGCCGGAAGCTTGGCTGCGCAGGTGGCTGGTTCCCTTCTCCGCTGCCCTGCCGAATTGTTAGATGTAGTGATTGCACTGGCGTGAGACTAAAGTCGGCGCTGATGCGATCGCCTGCGCGCAACACGATCGCTCCCGCTTCATCCGCGTCCATTGTTCCTGGGTAATAGACGAGTGGATAAGCAACATCCAGCGCGGGATCAATCTCAGTCGCGTGCTGATTGAATCCACTACGCCGATATCCACCCTGGAAGTAGCGGCGATACCACGGCTGCGCCGAAACGACCAGGTAGTAAGTCCCCGGTCCCAGATGCCCAAAACGGTACTCGCCGAGATCATCGGTAGCGGAGAGCCCTCGACGCTCAGTCGTAGAGCGCCCCATATCGTTCCGTTTTTGGAACAACCACACCTGAGCGTCACGGACTGGTTCGTTATGCTCGTCGAGAACGCGTCCGGTAATCGCACTCATCGGACGCATGCGGAAAACGATGCCGGTAGAAACCTTTTCTGGACCAACCACAATTGCGGTGCTGAAGCCCTCGTGCTGATCAAACGACTGAAAGAGAAATCCTGGAGCCTGTGCGCCGAGGTTGTACTTTCCGGGGGTAACGTTATGAAAGATGAAGGAGCCGTCCGTACCCACTTCCGATCGCCGCGGCTGGTCTGCTTCACGCGAAGCCCTCAGCTGCACGAAGGCGTTGTGGACAACTTCTCCCGAAGCCCAATTCACCAGAGTGCCACTCACCTCAAATTGCCCCCCGGACGCACTCGCCGCCTGCTTCGCTCGTGCGCACGTTGCTAAGCAAAGAAAAGCGAGAATGGAACCGATGAGCTTCATGGCGTGGGGTGAATCACATCTAGGGTTACCCGAGCCTGCTCTTCGGGACTCAAAGTAATGTGAGCCGCGTGCGAGAGATAGGCGCTCAGTGCTTCCCGATTGCGATATTCGATTCCATCCAGGCGATCGAAGGCCAAGACGTCATAACTGCCCGGAGCCAGCCCCTGCACGTGAAACTTTCCTGACGGATTGAAGAATAGCTGTCGCGGCGCAGATTGGGTCGCGCCTTCGGGAACCATCAGGACTACGCCCATCTGGCCAGGTGTGGAGTTCTGCACATTCCCATCTACGGAAGCAGCATCGTCGCGCAACAAAACCTCAATCGGCTGTGGATCGGAACCTTCAGCGACGACCAACGGCTGCGAAAGCAAATCCAGTCCACCGCTCGTCATGGACGCCACGTAAGAGGAGCCGTTCCCTTCTGCCTCAACGTCGTAAGTTCCCGGCTCCAGCCCGCGAATCATTGCCGGCGCGTCCTGGCCCTCGCGATTGGCCGAAAACTGCTGAAACGGCGGCTTACGGGAGATGAGCCAAACGCGTCCCAGGAATGACGCCGCGAACGAACGGCGACCTGAACCGCCGCCCACAAATCCCAACCCACCAGGTACACGTTGCGACGATTCCGGCTTGGTAAAGTCCGTTTGGTACTCGACCGGAATCGAGAGCGTGCGCGATACACCAACATGCAGTTCGGGAATGTTGCCGGTTACTTGAATGGGAACGTCAGCAAAAAGCTGCTCACCCTCGGGGCTTCGTCCGTTGAATCGCAGCCGATATGAGCCGGCCGGAACAGGAAATGCCTGAAACCGACCTGTCCGGTGATCGTAGCGAACACCTACATCCACGTGATCGCCATCGACATCCGACAAATATAGCCCACCATTGTCGGTGCCGCCGGCGATCATTC from Terriglobales bacterium encodes:
- a CDS encoding Gfo/Idh/MocA family oxidoreductase — encoded protein: MSDTSIARRDFIKQAALGTAAFMLYPPARVLGANDRVRVGMIGVGGRGSELLKQITRVPNVELVAMADIYTRRREEAKAKVPNIQTFDDHRKLLDQKDIDAVIVASPLHIHARHFVDVIAAGKDLYTEKTMTWSIPEAEECLRAAKNSDRIVQLGLQHESDGSLADTKKWIKDGIVGKVTMVESWMSRNTPHGKGQWVRPIPSDCNQENIRWEAFLNGRPSQPFDANKFINWRLFWEFSGGNITENMVHQISWIMSALDLPVPSAATMSGGVFSEKDGREVPDTIAVTLEFPQDIVVIWQSTFSNSHYGLGEHILGSDGTIEHVSGEQNMVTGRSESATRYYPEKVNRKDGAALTGETPDQNHMQNWIDCVRSRKQPNAPVEIGYLSAVAGHMANLAYRNKRRVTWDEAKSMQQEY
- a CDS encoding Gfo/Idh/MocA family oxidoreductase, translating into MLHAGFTGGGNITETHIRAAAAAGLNIAAIYGTNSAKVGTLAQKYGGEPYSDFDRFLSHRPLDIVMLGSPSALHSDEGIAAAQCGLHVLTEKPIDVTVKRADALIKAARAAGVKLGVFFQDRLKPDILRVKDWINSEKLGRPILVEAAVKWYRPPEYYSGSKWRGTLALDGGGALMNQGIHTVDLLIYLLGDITRVQSVTKTALHHIESEDTCVATLEFANGTVGALHATTAAFPGYPRRVEITGTEGTVRIEQDRITRLDLRNPSALADEIEPADQNASASSPVVGDIRGHQRIIEDFVQAIETGRDPVCGGEEGRRSVAVVEAIYQAARVRDAVGCS
- a CDS encoding sugar phosphate isomerase/epimerase family protein, whose protein sequence is MNSQFRVAVINDEISQDFGHAVDVASREFGMNWIELRGMWNKNILKLDSKEIDEARQILEKAKMRVTDIASPVFKVDWPGAPPSKERERHDTFNADFTFKQQDELLERAFELAKAFNTDRVRIFDFWRLDDQAPYRAAIDDKMRDAADKAAKKKIILVLENEFACNTATGAEAGRLLSAVKAKNFMVNWDPGNAAMRGEKAFPDGYNALPKERIGHVHCKDIQNKPDGSGKQWAAMGRGLIDWTGQFKALKQQGYKYATSLETHWRGGGTPEESTRQSWAGMKEELQKAGALS
- a CDS encoding sugar phosphate isomerase/epimerase, which gives rise to MSSFSRRDFLGGLIAAGAVAALPMPALAAFEPLYPPMDLSYFDTPISSAPADIKIGYASITWGGNDRQAIDDIASLGYAGIQLRSNVVKEIPDPNEVARLLDQHHLTFVALSSGSINMESPDEKAEIAKHSANARYMHDAHGLYLQMIDMRPKREATADDYKKLGRMLTEIGKRSADLDVKLGYHNHMGSLGQSPEEMDRVMDASDPRYVKLELDIAHCVQGGGDPVKAIQKYKDRLLFVHIKDVESIPKEESRRGRDYRFVELGRGRVDVAASFKALEDNNFRGWAVVELDAVPDPSRTPKDSALISKNYLHDRVGVSL
- a CDS encoding TonB-dependent receptor, giving the protein MFGQAVNGTLLGTLTDSSGAVVPAAKVTVTEQGTGIPHTTETNASGNYVIPNLPPGNYDVTSEAHGFKKVTRTGVRLDVNQSVRVDMTMELGAVTETVEVTGAVPLLKTDRADVSQNIETTQLEQLPVGGANRNFQNFLALIPGTDKPHRDHSEFFNPQDTLSVEVNGQSREFNQLAIEGVNDDERTGLLQIYVPPAEAIQTVDVTTSNYAAEFGRAGGAVTNVILKSGTNNFHGSLYEFNRISALQARTYFQRAGSVPRTTFNYYGGTIGGPIIKDKTFFFFDLLRINDIRGQFQLTQLPNDAFRNGDVRAAITSGKSNIYNPFTGNADGTGRAAIFASSTPGTATIQGRNGLVDAYNPACTGAPTCTNIVPLAMMDPISLKILALVPHTNLPGLTSNYQENTQFRKDSWSFDTKIDHNFSQKDRLAFRFSRAVQNPFQQPMFGLAGGPIGFQGPGNQHEQSGAINETHIFSPTLVMETRAGISHYRNIAVTSDHGSTATTALGIPGANLDAFTSGLTQVEIQNGFGNPFVGYSASQPWDRGETNIDVVNNWTKISGNHTFKWGADIRRLRDDLVQAQTFGPRGHFTFGTGTTSLNGDTSCSGKACSSTQANNFAAFLIDAPTQVGRDISLVSGSWRETEAFFFGQDTWHATPKLTIDAGLRWELYLPATPSRPGRYSNYDPSINRLVLAGIDGNPLNLGRETYYKYFAPRVGLAYRLSEQTVIRGGFGISYEPFTNNQYAFNFPERQNQGTNQANSFAFPFFSNGLLGTFPNGFPAPSTVAIASDGTVTPSNGDPYNVVDKHFQEPYVESYNLSIQRALPANFVMDLAYVGNHGVKIPVAYNLNAALTPAVNSSGLTNTCTVEALCVQYGRTATTTFLFKPTVSNYNALQARLDRKFKNGFLLTTSYTWSKALAYRSDMGADDGSPDNYLDFQRNYTVTSRNRAHVFVQSYVYELPFGKNKKFLNSGPASWILGGWGISGVLTRMSGTPLHFTADGKALNAPGSTQYPNQVAPFHVLGGVDTNLWFDTTAFVQPQGNGVLGNMRRYQFSGPGYFNLDASLSRKFPVKERMGFEFRAEAFSITNTPHFSNPSVSITSSTYGRITGTGDQNGAVGDGNRVLELSAKFTF
- a CDS encoding cupin domain-containing protein; protein product: MNRRELCVAMPLLALASSWAANDQTLTSTTFPFDELQKKQGDGHTTRPVVNGKLSTGEHVEVHETTLAPGSMPHAPHRHKHSEFWLIREGTVELNINGQTHRLGPGGVGLATGNDLHGIKNVGDSPANYFVVAIGEMG
- a CDS encoding carboxypeptidase-like regulatory domain-containing protein, encoding MKLIGSILAFLCLATCARAKQAASASGGQFEVSGTLVNWASGEVVHNAFVQLRASREADQPRRSEVGTDGSFIFHNVTPGKYNLGAQAPGFLFQSFDQHEGFSTAIVVGPEKVSTGIVFRMRPMSAITGRVLDEHNEPVRDAQVWLFQKRNDMGRSTTERRGLSATDDLGEYRFGHLGPGTYYLVVSAQPWYRRYFQGGYRRSGFNQHATEIDPALDVAYPLVYYPGTMDADEAGAIVLRAGDRISADFSLTPVQSLHLTIRQGSGEGNQPPAQPSFRQIAFGQPVGFQQANIVYEQGEMEISGIAPGNYDFNLHHFDPTGPTNQRQSLNVQQSGDIDVSAGANLEGVHGVVKFDDTPPQNAFLQFRDLGSGNSMGARVNERGEFNVQPEVSGRYVAMLANAPGYAIRSLSATGARVSGRTIEITGAQPIELSIVASKGVGTINGIVMNGDKPLPGAMVVLVPEDISDNASLFRRDQSDSDGTFMLPDVVPGRYTIIAIRNGWDLEWGSPDVLRPYLAHGTPVQIGGKQTLDIKVAAR
- a CDS encoding carboxypeptidase-like regulatory domain-containing protein, translated to MSRAEAQGFGDNQQTPPAYVLTGTVVNSFTGAPIPYALVQADQSAKLADQNGNFEFDHLSSPSVSVQAHKPGFFGSNEIGEARTPFMATLSDHPTSITIQLVPEAVISGHVENPEGEPVSGVPVRLRFSQIMNGRRVWQQFGHRQTDEDGNFRIADLRPGTYYVEAGPNNRARPIGEEQSDTGKFEVVPAQYYPGVREMGAATPLRLAPGQHASVDFGVRRVPAYRISGMIAGGTDNGGLYLSDVDGDHVDVGVRYDHRTGRFQAFPVPAGSYRLRFNGRSPEGEQLFADVPIQVTGNIPELHVGVSRTLSIPVEYQTDFTKPESSQRVPGGLGFVGGGSGRRSFAASFLGRVWLISRKPPFQQFSANREGQDAPAMIRGLEPGTYDVEAEGNGSSYVASMTSGGLDLLSQPLVVAEGSDPQPIEVLLRDDAASVDGNVQNSTPGQMGVVLMVPEGATQSAPRQLFFNPSGKFHVQGLAPGSYDVLAFDRLDGIEYRNREALSAYLSHAAHITLSPEEQARVTLDVIHPTP